The Mycobacterium sp. EPa45 genomic interval GCTCGCTCTCCAACAGCTCGCGGGCAATGGACCGGCCGACCGCACCCGCCCCGGCGATCGCCACCTTGAGTCGTTTGTCAACCATGTCAGTGCCCCTCTTCGACGTCAGGGCCGGGCGGTAGTGCCGCGATCGCCAGCGCCTCGGCGGCGCGCCCGGATACCGCTGCGACGTAGACCTGATCACCGGCCTGCAGGACGGTCTTGGGCTCGGGCAGGATGCCGGTGCCGAACCGGATCACGAAGGCAACGCGCGAACCGGTCGCCTCTTCCAGGGACGTCAGCCGGTGGCCCACCCAGCCCTCGTGCAGTGCCACCTCGGCGACGGCCATCGTGCCGGTCGGGTCGCGCCACTTGGTCGTCTCGGTGTCCCGGACCAGCGCGCCCAACAGCCGGTCGGTGGTCCATGGCACGGTGGCCACCGTCGGGATGCCGAGCCGCTCGTAGACCGCGGCGCGCTTGGCGTCATAGATGCGCGCGACGACGCGATTGACCCCGAACGTCTCGCGGGCCACCCGCGCGGAGATGATGTTCGAGTTGTCGCCCGAGGACACGGCGGCGAACGCATCGGCTTCTTGAATTCCCGAGCGCAGCAATACTTCTCGATCGAATCCCATGCCCAGCACCCGCTCGCCGGAGAAGTCCGGCGACAGCCGGTGGAACGCCGTGGGATCCCGGTCGATGATCGCCACCTCGTGGCCGATCCGGGACAGTGCGTCGGCCAACGCCGCGCCGACGCGGCCGCACCCCATCACCACTACCCGCAACCTGCTGTCCTCTCGACTTCGTCACCCGCCGACCCGACCGTATGGGGAACGCTACAGCCAATCCGGCGAAGGCCTACTCTTGGCACTCGTGTCTAAGCTTTCGACCGCCACACGTCGGCTGGTCCTGGGGCAGCCGTTCCGCAGCGACAAGCTGAGCCACACGTTGCTGCCCAAGCGCATCGCCTTGCCGGTCTTCGCCTCCGACGCCATGTCCTCGGTGGCGTACGCGCCGGAGGAAATCTTTCTCGTGCTGTCGGTCGCGGGCTTGTCCGCGTACGCGATGGCGCCGTGGATCGGGGTGGCGGTCGCGCTGGTCATGCTTGTGGTGGTGGCCTCCTACCGACAGAACGTGCACGCCTATCCGTCCGGCGGCGGCGACTACGAGGTGGTCACCACGAACCTGGGGCCGACGGCCGGCCTGACGGTCGCCAGCGCCCTGCTGGTCGATTACGTGCTCACCGTCGCGGTGTCGATGGCCTCGGCGATGTCGAACATCGGGTCGGCGTTCCCGTTCATCGCGCAGCACAAGGTGGCTTTCGCCGTCGCCGCGATCGTGCTCCTCACCGCGGCGAACCTGCGTGGCATCCGGGAGTCGGGCACCGCGTTCGCCATTCCGACCTACGCCTTCATCATCGGCATGTTCATCATGCTCATCTGGGGGTTCTTTCAGATCTACGTGCTCGGCGACCATCTGCAGGCCGAGTCCGCGCACTTCGAGCTGCATTCCGAGCACGGCGACGTGATGGGATTCGCGCTGGTGTTCCTTGTGGCGCGGGCATTCTCGTCCGGTTGTGCGGCACTGACGGGTGTGGAGGCGATCAGCAACGGCGTGCCCGCATTCCGTAAGCCCAAGTCGAAGAACGCCGCGACCACGCTGCTGCTGCTCGGCGGCATCGCGATCGCGTTGTTCATCGGAATGATCGTGCTGGCCATCGAGACCGGCGCCAAGGTTGCCGAGCGACCCGAGGAGCAGCTCATCGGGGCGCCCGCGAACTATCACCAGAAGACGCTGGTGGCACAGCTGGCCGATACCGTGTTCGCCGGTTTCCCGCTGGGCCTGTGGCTGATCACCGGGGTCACCGCGCTGATCCTGGTCCTGGCCGCCAACACCGCGTTCAACGGCTTCCCGGTGCTGGGCTCGATCCTGGCCCAGGACAGGTTCCTGCCGCGCCAGCTCCACACCCGCGGTGACCGGCTGGCCTTCTCCAACGGCATCCTGTTCCTCGCGGCGGCCGCCATCGCGTTCGTCGTCGCGTTCAACGCCGAAGTCACCGCGCTGATCCAGCTCTACATCGTGGGTGTGTTCGTGTCGTTCACGCTCAGCCAGATCGGGATGGTCCGGCACTGGACGCGGCATCTGCGCACCGAGACCGATCCGCGCGCCCGCCGACACATGATGCGTTCCCGGGTGATCAACACGATCGGCTTCATCGCCACTGGCGCCGTGCTGATCGTCGTTCTGATCACCAAGTTCGTCGCCGGCGCCTGGATCGCGATACTGGCCATGTCAAGCCTTTTCATTCTGATGAAGGCGATCCACAAGCACTACGACACCGTGGCACGAGAGCTCGCCGAGCAGGAGGCCGAGCAGGGCGATGTGGTGCTGCCCAGCCGCAACCATGCCGTCGTGCTGGTTTCCAAACTGCACATGCCGACGTTGCGCGCATTGTCCTACGCCAGAGCCACCCGGCCCGACGTGCTGGAGGCCATCACCGTCAACGTCGACGACTCAGAGACCCGCCAGCTCGTCCACAAGTGGGAGGCCAGCGACATCACCGTCCCGCTGAAAGTGGTTGCCTCCCCGTACCGAGAGGTCACCCGCCCGGTGCTGGACTACGTCAAGCGGATCAGCAAGGAAGCGCCGCGCACGGTGGTGACGGTGTTCATCCCCGAATACGTGGTCGGGCACTGGTGGGAGCAGGTGCTGCACAACCAGAGCGCGCTGCGGCTCAAGGGCCGGCTGCTGTTCATGCCCAACGTGATGGTGACTTCGGTTCCGTGGCAACTCAATTCGTCGGAACGGGTGCACGATTTGCAGGCGCAGAACGCCCCGGGTGACGTGCGCCGGGGTTTCTTGGAGTGACTCGATAGTGGACCAGGGGGACACGGTCGAGCTGGAACTCAGCACCGGCGCGGCCGCCAACGGGGGTAGCTGCGTGGCACGCCACGACGGCCGGGTGGTGTTCGTGCGGTACGCACTGCCGGGTGAAGTGGTGCGCGCCAGGGTGACCGGCGACCGCGGATCCTATTGGCACGCAGAGGCAATCGACATCCTCGAGCCGTCGCCGGATCGGGTGGAGTCGCACTGCCCGATCGCCGGTGTCGGCATGGCCGGTTGCTGTGATCTGGCATTCGCCACTCCGGAGGCCGCGCGGGTGCTCAAGGGTCAGGTGGTGGCCAATCAGTTGGCCCGCCTTGGGGATTTCCACTGGGACGGCGTGGCCGAACCGCTCGGCGACGGCGCCGCGCGTGGCTGGCGCACCCGGGTGCGGCTGGACACCACCGCGCAGGGGCGCGCGGGGTTCCACCGATATCACAGTTCGGAACTCGTCACCGATCTGGACTGTGCCCAATTGCCGGCCGGGATGCTCGCCGGCCTCGCGGACGCGACGTGGTCAGGGGGCGCGCACATCCACGTGGCCGTCGACGACGACGGTCAGCGCCACGTCGTGCAGTCCGGGCCGCGGTCGGGGCGCAAGGCGTCGACCCGGGTCGTGGAGGGCAATTACGAAGCGGTGCAACGTGTTGGTGACCGCGTCTGGCGGATACCGGTCACCGCGTTCTGGCAGGCCCACCGAGACGCGGCGCGCATCTACAGCGGCCTGATCGGGGAGTGGGCGAGCCTGGAGCCCGGGATGACGGCATGGGACCTTTATGGCGGTGCGGGCGTCTTCGCCGCGGTACTCGCCGAAGGCGTCGGCGACACCGGTGAGGTGATCACCGTCGACACCTCACGAGGTTCGTCGCGGTCGGCGGATGCGGCGCTGGCCGACCTCACCTGCGTGTCAGTGGTCACTGACTCGGTCCGCCGGGTGCTGGGTGCGCAGCGCCGCCGCGCCGACGTTGCGGTGCTGGACCCGCCGAGATCCGGTGCCGGCCGCGAGATCATCGACCAGCTGGCGGCGGCCGAGGTACCCCGGGTCATCCACATCGGTTGTGAGGCAGCAGCATTCGCACGCGATGTCGGCCTCTACCGCAAGCAGGGCTACGCCGTGGAGGAGCTGCGGGTGTTCGACTCGTTCCCGCTCACCCATCACGTCGAGTGCGTGGCGGTACTCACGCGCTAGCGCGGCATACGAACGGGCACTGGCGAGCTGCGGTCTCCACATCTGGGCGGCGTGGTGCCACGGGGCGGGGCGACACCTGCGCTGCGACGCACGGCACTCGGGCCCGCACTTTTCCGGCGTACCCGACGACCTGCCGTACGTGTGGCCGGTATCCGATCGGCAGCGCCGGGTGCCTACGTAGCGAAGTGTCGCCGCAACCGGCGCTGGCGGTGGCCGAACAGCGCCCGGATGCCGATCGCGACGATCGGCGTGAGCGGCCGCAGCGGTGCGCGTAGTTCGAACGTGAGGCGGTCGTGTACCACGGTGGTGGTGCCCGCAGGCCCGCGTTCGAGGGTGCGTTGATGGCGCCACTTGCGCATCGACATCATCGTGGACTGCTCGTCGAACCCGTAACCCGGGCGCAGGTCGGCGATCATCAGGTCGTCGTAGTCGAACGGCACCACGCCGAACAGCCGCAGCCAGCAGCGGCCGACGGGCGCGCCGACCGGCACGGTGTCCACCGTCAGGTCCTCGGCGCCGCGCGGCATCGACATCGTCATCCACGGCCGCATTTCGTCGTTGATGCCGTCCGGCGTCACGATGCGCGCCCACACCCGCTCGGCGGGTGCGTCGATCGTGTTCTGCCGCTCGATGATCATGACTTTTCCGACGGTATCGGAGTCGATTCCGCGTTTGGCGTCCACGTCGGCAACGATGGAGCCCGTGACCGATCGCCCCAGCCGTCACCTGCTGGCCCGAGGTTCGTGGTCGGAGACCTCCCGCGTCAGCGCGATCCTCCGCAAGGAAACCGTCGGCGGGGGGCTGCTGCTGGCGGCCGCTGCAATTGCCCTGATCTGGGCCAACTCGCCATGGTCGGCGGCCTATCACCGGCTCGGTGGGTTCCACGTCGGCAGCGATCGGCTGGGCCTGCATCTCGATCTGACTCTGGGCGGCTGGGCGGCCGACGGGCTGCTGGCGATCTTCTTCTTTGTGGTCGGCCTCGAACTCAAGCGCGAGTTCGTCGCCGGTGACCTCCGCGATCCCGCCCGTGCTGCACTGCCGATCGCCGCGGCGGTGGGCGGCATGGTGATGCCCGCGGTGATCTTCGTCGCTTTCACGCTGCACGCCGGCGACGGCGCAACCCGCGGCTGGGCCATCCCGACGGCCACCGACATCGCGTTCGCGGTGGCCGTGCTCGCGGTGCTGTCCACGCATCTACCGGGCGCGCTGCGAACCTTCCTGCTCACTCTGGCGGTCGTCGACGATCTCCTGGCGATCACGGTGATCGCCGTGTTCTACACCGAGAAGATCAACCTTGCCGCGCTGCTGATCGCGCTGATCCCGCTGGCGCTGTTCGCGGTCCTGGTGCAACGGCGGGTCCGGTCGTGGTGGCTGCTCATTCCGCTGGCCGCACTCACCTGGGCCTTCGTGCATGAATCCGGTGTGCACGCGACGGTCGCGGGGGTGCTGCTGGGCTTCACGGTGCCCGTGCTGCGCAGCGCGGCGGCCGGTGGCCCGGACGCCGGTCCCGGGCTGGCCGAGCACTTCGAGCACCGAATGCGCCCGGTGTCGGCGGGGTTCGCGGTACCGGTGTTCGCGTTCTTCGCCGCCGGTGTGACGTTCGGCGGCTATGACGGTTTGATAACAGCTCTGTCCGATCCGATCGCGATGGGCATCGTCGCGGGGCTGGTTCTCGGCAAGACCGTCGGGGTCTTCGGCACCACCTGGCTGCTGTCCGCGGTGACCCGCGCAAGTCTCGATTCGGCTTTGCGCTGGGTCGACGTGCTCGGCATCTCGATGCTGGCCGGGATCGGCTTCACGGTATCCCTGCTGATCGGCGAATTGGCCTACGATCCGGGCTCCGAACGACACGACGTCGTCAAGGTCGCGGTGCTCGCAGGAAGTTTGCTGGCCGCGGCGCTCGCGGCGGTCGTGCTGCGCCTGCGCAACCGGCATTACCGGCTGGTGTGGGAGCTGGAGAAGCGCGACGACAACCACGACGGTGTGCCGGATGTCTACGAGTCTGGACAGGACTGATCACTACTACGGTGCGTAGACTGGCCGAATGCTTGAACAGGTTCGCGGCCCTGCCGATCTGCAACACCTGTCCCAGGCGCAGCTGACCGAACTGGCCGCCGAGATTCGCCAGTTCCTGATCCACAAGGTCGCTGCCACGGGCGGCCACCTCGGGCCCAATCTCGGTGTGGTGGAGCTGACGCTCGCCCTGCACCGGGTCTTCGACTCGCCGCATGACCCTATCCTTTTCGACACCGGCCACCAGGCCTACGTCCACAAGATGCTCACCGGGCGCACCGCCGAATTCGACACGCTGCGCAAGAAAGACGGTCTGTCGGGTTATCCGTCGCGAACCGAGAGTGAGCACGACTGGGTCGAATCCAGCCACGCCTCCGCCGCGCTGTCGTACGCCGACGGCCTGGCCAAGGCCTTCGAGTTGACGGGACATCGCAACCGGCACGTCGTCGCCGTCGTCGGCGACGGTGCGCTGACCGGCGGCATGTGCTGGGAAGCGCTGAACAACATCGCCGCCGCCAAACGGCCGGTGATCATCGTCGTCAACGACAACGGCCGATCCTATGCACCGACCATCGGCGGACTGGCCGACCACCTCGCCGGGCTGCGGCTGCAGCCGGCCTATGAGCGGGTGCTGGAGCGCGGGCGGGTCGCTGTGCGGGGTATGCCGGTGATCGGCGAAGCCTGCTACCAGGCCATGCACAGTGTGAAGGCCGGGATCAAGGACGCGTTGTCCCCACAGGTGCTGTTCACCGACCTCGGCCTGAAGTATGTCGGCCCGATCGACGGCCACGACGAACACGCCGTCGAAACCGCGCTGCGGTACGCCCGGGGCTTCAAGGCGCCGGTGATCGTGCACGTGGTGACCCGCAAGGGCATGGGCTACGCGCCTGCCGAGAACGACGAAGCCGAGCAGATGCACTCCTGCGGTGTGATCGACCCCGACACCGGGCTGGCCACCAAGTCGGCGGCGCCCGGCTGGACGTCGGTGTTCTCCGACGCGCTGATCTCCTATGCGACCAAGCGGCGCGACGTCGTCGCGATCACCGCGGCAATGCCGGGCCCCACCGGGTTGTCGGCCTTCGGGGAACGCTTCCCGGACCGGCTCTTCGACGTGGGCATCGCCGAGCAGCACGCGATGACGTCGGCGGCCGGCCTGGCGATGGGCGGCCTGCATCCGGTGGTGGCGATCTACTCCACGTTCCTCAATCGCGCGTTCGACCAGATGATGATGGACGTCGCGCTGCACAAGCTCCCGGTCACCATTGTCCTGGACCGGGCGGGAGTCACCGGCAACGACGGCGCCAGCCACAACGGCATGTGGGACCTGTCGATTCTCGGCATTGTTCCAGGGATGCGGGTGGCCGCGCCGCGTGACGGCGCCCGGTTGCGCGAGGAGCTCGGCGAGGCACTCGAGGTCAACGACGGTCCGACCGCCATCCGGTTCCCCAAAGGTGAAGTGGGCGAAGATATTCCGGCGCTCGAGCGGGTGTCGGGCCTGGACATCCTGGCGCGCCCGGCCGACGGTCTGGGCAACGACGTCCTGCTCGTCGCGGTGGGCTCGTTCGCGCCGATGGCACTGAAAGTCGCACAGCGACTGCGTAATCAGGGCATCGGAGTGACGGTTGTCGATCCGCGGTGGGTGCTTCCGGTGCCCGATGGGATTGCACCGCTTGCCGCGTCCCACAACCTGGTGGTGACGATGGAGGACAGCGGTGTGCACGGTGGTGTCGGATCCGCGGTGTCGGCCGCCTTGCGCGCCGCGGACATCGACGTGCCGTGCCGCGATATCGGTGTGCCGCAACAGTTCCTGGATCATGCCGGGCGCGGCGAGGTGCTCGAGGGCATCGGCCTGACCGAGCAGAACATCGCCCGTCAGGTCACCGGCTGGGTGGCCGCACTGGGCACGATCGACGATACGGTCAGCGACTCCGCCGAGAAGACGAACTGACTCAATCCGCCTCGGCGGCAGGAGCGCTCAGCGCCTCGGCCAGCACCGGGACGACCAGTGTGCGCTGCCATGTCCTGGCCCCGCCCTCGCGCAGCGCGGCCTCGACAGCCCCGCGGACATCGTCGGTCTCCTTCCAGTCCCAGCACAGCCTGCGGACGAGTTCGGGGGAGACGAGGTTCTCGGTCGGGACGCGGACCCGCTCGGACAGCTCGGACAGGCGCGCGCGGGCGGCGTCCAGCCGTGCGGCCGCCTCGGGTTTGCGTTTGGCCCAGCGCACCGCGGGCGGCGGCCCGTTCTGCGGCTCGGCGCTGTCCGGCGGGTCGGAATTGGTGCGGGCCGACTCCAGTGCCGCCAACCAGACGTGGGCGCTACGGCGTTGTTTGTGGCCGCCGAAGATCGGCAGCTTGGTCAGCTCCTCGACGGTCTTCGGGTCGGCGACGGCCGCGGCAATGATCGCGGCATCCGGCAGGATCCGTCCGGGGGCGATGTCGCGGCGGCGCGCGATCTGATCGCGCACAGTCCACAGTTCGCGCACCGCGGCCAGCGCCTGGCGGTCGCGCACCTTGTGGATGCCTGACGTTCGCCGCCACCGGTCGCGGCGGGTCGGCGCGGCTTCGGAGCGCCGTAGGTGCTCGAATTCCTCTGCAGCCCAATCAGATTTGCGTTGTTCATCGAGCTCTTCGGCGATCGCCTCGCGCAGTGCGATCAGTACCTCCACGTCCAGCGCGGCGTAGTTCAGCCAGGCTTCGGGCAGGGGGCGTTTGGACCAGTCCGCCGCGCCGTGGCCCTTGGCCAGGCCCAGCCCGAGCAGTCGCTGCACCATCGCGGCCAGATTCACCCGTTCGAAACCGGCCAGGCGACCGGCTAATTCGGTGTCGTAGAGCGCGGGCGGACGCATCCCCACCTCAGCCAGGCAGGGCAGGTCCTGATCGGCGGCATGCAGGATCCACTCGTCTTCGCCCAGCACCTCGGCAACCGGCCGCAGCACGTCGATCGGACTGCTGCCGTGGTTGACCGGGTCGATCAGCACGGTGCCGGCCCCGGCGCGACGAATCTGGATCAGGTAGGCGCGGTTGGAGTAGCGGAATCCCGACGCGCGCTCGGCATCGACGGCGAACGGACCGGAGCCCTTCGCCAGCTGGTCTGCCGCCCGGGCGATCTCGTCGACGCTGACCGACACCGGCGGCACACCGTCGGCCGGGCGCAGCAGCGGAGTCGCTTCGGGAGCCTCCTCGGCTGCGGCATCGGGCGCCGCGCCGGCGGCGTCATCGTCGTGGTCTGGCATATCAGGCGCGTGAGCGGGAACCGAGGTCTGTCACTCCCACCGGTGGCAGGCCCGCGGCGTGTTCGAGGACTTCACAGAACGCCTGGACGTGAGTGTCGAGCGCCATGGTGGTGGCCGTCCACGATGCGCGCATTTCGAGCTGATGTGCGCGTGGAGGGCCGGAGATGTCGCCGTAGCGCACCGAGGTGGTCGCGGTGACGGTGCCGCCCAGGGCGGTGACGTGCTCGGACCTGCTGTCCAGGGCGTCGACCAGCCAGCTCCAGGCGACCTCGGGGAGCAGTGGGTCGACGGCCTCGCTGGAGTCGAGGTCGGCCTGGATGTAGGCGACCAGGCGCATGGTGCCGTCCCAGGCTTCTGACCCGTCGGGATCGTGCAGCAGGATCAGCCGGCCGAACGCGTCGCCGTCGGAGGTCTCCGGGACGATGTCGGCCTCGGGGTGCTTGACCTCGGCGCCCAGCGCATAGCTGTACGGCGCGAGACGTTGAGGTGGACGGATGGGACCGAGTTCGATCTCCGCCCGCACCTGGGCGGTGTTCATCGCCGCCACCGCCTCGCGGAAAAGCGCGGGTTCCGCAGTGGTCACGCCAAAAGACGCTAGCCCTATCGCCGAGGTCCAGCGGGCAGGCGCGCCGATTTGGTGCCATCCGGCGGGCAGGAGCGGAGCGACCCGGGGATAGGCTTCGGCGGGCAGTAGCGGAGCGACCCGGGATAGGGCTCCGGCGGGCGGGAGCGGAGCGACCCGGGGATAGGCTCCGGCGGGCAGGAGCGGAGCGACCCGGGTAGGGCTCAGGGCGGCTTAGGGCTCGTGGGCCGGCCCCGCGGGCTCGTGGGAACATGGACGCGATGAGTACCCGTCGCCAGCTGCCCGAGGCGCCCTATCTGGCTGCCGCCACTGGCCGCAAACCCAGCCGCGTCCCGGTGTGGTTCATGCGCCAGGCCGGCCGATCGTTGCCCGAGTACCGCGAACTGCGGGCCAAGAACACGATGATGCAGGCCTGCTTCGACCCCGCCTTGATCAGTGAGATCACGTTGCAGCCGGTGCGTAGGCACGGCGTGGACGCGGCGATCCTGTTCTCCGACATCGTGGTCCCGATGCGGGCCGCGGGCATCGAACTCGACATCGTCCCCGACGTCGGCCCGGTCATCGACAATCCGGTTCGCACAGCGGCGGACGTCAAGGCCCTGAAAGGGCTTGAGCTGCAGCGGGTCAGCGCGGTCTCGGACGCGGTGGGCATGCTGGTGGGCGAGCTCGGCGAAGTGCCGCTGATCGGCTTCGCCGGTGCCCCGTTCACGCTGGCGTCCTATCTGGTCGAAGGCGGCCCCAGCAAACTGCACGAGCGGACCAAGGCGATGATGTTCGCCGACCCGTCGACCTGGCACGCGCTGATGGGGCTGCTGACCGACCTGACGATCGCCTTCCTGAAGGTGCAGCTCGACGCCGGGGTGGACGCCATCCAGGTGTTCGACTCGTGGGCGGGCACGCTGTCGCTGGCCGACTACCGCACCCACGTGCTGCCGCACAGCTCGCGGGTGTTCGCCGCGCTGGCCGACTACCGGGTGCCGATGACACATTTCGGGGTCGGCACCGCCGAACTCCTGGGCGCCATGGGGGAGGCCGGCGCGACCGTCGTCGGCGTCGACTGGCGGACCTCGCTGGCCGACGCCGCTCTGCGGGTCGGTCCCAAGGTGGCGTTGCAGGGCAACCTCGACCCGGTCGTGCTGCTCGCCGGCTGGCCGGTGGTCGAGCGGGCCGCGCGTTCGGTGATCGACGACGGGCGTCTGGCGGTCGACGCCGGGGCTGCCGGGCACATCTTCAACCTGGGGCACGGCGTCCTTCCGGCCACCGACCCGGGCGTGCTGACCGATTTGGTGGGACTGGTGCACTCGTTGTGACCGGCTCCGGAGGGCAGGAGCCTAGCGAACCGGGGATAGGACGGCGTTATTGCGTTGTCGGGGGCGGCATTTCGGGCTTGGTCGCAGCCTACCGACTGCGCACACTGGCCGGCCCGGACGCCGACATCACCGTGTTCGATCCGGCCGACCGGCTCGGCGGCATCCTGCGCACCGAACGGATCGCGGGCCAGTCGATGGACATCGGGGCCGAGGCATTCGTCGTGCGTCGCCCGGAAGTGCCTGCGCTGTTGGCCGAACTGGGATTGGCCGGCCGCCAGATCAGCACTACCGGAGTCCGCCCGACGATCTACAGCCAGGGTCGCCTGCATCCGCTGCCGCCCGACACCGTCAACGGCATCCCGACGTCCGCGGCGTCGGTGGCCGGACTGGTCGACGACGCCACGATCGCGCAGATAGCCGCCGAACCCAGCCGCCCGATGCACTGGCGGGTCGGCGCCGACCCTGCCGTCGGCGCCGTGGTCGCCGACCGGTTCGGCGAACAGGTCGTCGCCCGCTCGGTGGACCCGATGCTGTCCGGTGTCTATGCCGGTTCGGCGGCCACCATCGGCATCCGCTCTGCGGTGCCGACGCTGGCCGCCGCACTCGATGCGGGGGCCGGCAGCCTGACCGAGGCCGGCCGGCGCGCGCTGCCGGGCAGCACGCGTGGCCCGGTGTTCGGCGCGATCGACGGTGGCTACCAGGTGCTGCTGGACGTGCTGGTGACACGCAGCCGGCTGCACTGGGTGCAGGCGTCGATACAGCACATCGCGCCCGACGGGACGGGCTGGAACCTGTGCGATGACGAGGGCAAGTACTGGCGTGCCGACGGCGTGATCGTGGCCGTGCCGGCCCCGCGGCTGGCGCCGCTGGTGGCCGAGGTCGCGCCCGACGCGGCCGCGGCGGCCGAGCGGATTCCGGTCGCCTCCGCGGCGGTGCTCGCACTGGCGGTCCCCGGCGGTACGCCACTGCCCGCGCAGTCCGGCGTGCTGGTCGCCAGCGGAGAACCCTTGCACGCCAAAGCGATAACGCTGTCCACCCGCAAGTGGGGGACGCGCGGCAACGCCGAATTGCTGCGGTTGTCGTTCGGGCGGTTCGGTGATGACATCGCGCGAAAGACCTCCGACACCGACCTACAGTCCTGGGCACTGGCCGATGTGTCGACGGTGTTCGGCATCGCGGTGGATCCGGTGGATGTCCGGGTGCACCGCTGGTTGGACGCGATGCCGCAGTATGCGCCCGGCCACCGCGAGCTGGCCGCCGCACTGCGGGCCGGGCTGCCACCCACCCTGGCGATCGCGGGCAACTACCTGGACGGCATCGGGGTGCCCGCATGTGTAGGGGTGGCCGGGCGGGCAGCCGAGGGTGTGGTGGCGGCCACCAGCCGCCGATAGCCGGACCCGTGCGTGGCACGATGGTGGCTATGGCCAAACTGGACTTCGACGAGCTCAACGCCACGATCCGCTACGTGATGTTCTCGACCTTTGCGGCGGAACCGGGCGAGTTGGGCTTCGACGAAGAGACCCGCGCCGCCGTCGTCGACGAGACCGCGACCTTCCTCAAACAACAGGAGGACAACGGCGTCGTGGTGCGCGGCATCTACGACGTCGCCGGCCTGCGCGCCGACGCAGACTTCATGTTCTGGACGCACGCTGAGCG includes:
- a CDS encoding TrkA family potassium uptake protein — its product is MRVVVMGCGRVGAALADALSRIGHEVAIIDRDPTAFHRLSPDFSGERVLGMGFDREVLLRSGIQEADAFAAVSSGDNSNIISARVARETFGVNRVVARIYDAKRAAVYERLGIPTVATVPWTTDRLLGALVRDTETTKWRDPTGTMAVAEVALHEGWVGHRLTSLEEATGSRVAFVIRFGTGILPEPKTVLQAGDQVYVAAVSGRAAEALAIAALPPGPDVEEGH
- a CDS encoding APC family permease codes for the protein MSKLSTATRRLVLGQPFRSDKLSHTLLPKRIALPVFASDAMSSVAYAPEEIFLVLSVAGLSAYAMAPWIGVAVALVMLVVVASYRQNVHAYPSGGGDYEVVTTNLGPTAGLTVASALLVDYVLTVAVSMASAMSNIGSAFPFIAQHKVAFAVAAIVLLTAANLRGIRESGTAFAIPTYAFIIGMFIMLIWGFFQIYVLGDHLQAESAHFELHSEHGDVMGFALVFLVARAFSSGCAALTGVEAISNGVPAFRKPKSKNAATTLLLLGGIAIALFIGMIVLAIETGAKVAERPEEQLIGAPANYHQKTLVAQLADTVFAGFPLGLWLITGVTALILVLAANTAFNGFPVLGSILAQDRFLPRQLHTRGDRLAFSNGILFLAAAAIAFVVAFNAEVTALIQLYIVGVFVSFTLSQIGMVRHWTRHLRTETDPRARRHMMRSRVINTIGFIATGAVLIVVLITKFVAGAWIAILAMSSLFILMKAIHKHYDTVARELAEQEAEQGDVVLPSRNHAVVLVSKLHMPTLRALSYARATRPDVLEAITVNVDDSETRQLVHKWEASDITVPLKVVASPYREVTRPVLDYVKRISKEAPRTVVTVFIPEYVVGHWWEQVLHNQSALRLKGRLLFMPNVMVTSVPWQLNSSERVHDLQAQNAPGDVRRGFLE
- a CDS encoding class I SAM-dependent RNA methyltransferase, whose protein sequence is MDQGDTVELELSTGAAANGGSCVARHDGRVVFVRYALPGEVVRARVTGDRGSYWHAEAIDILEPSPDRVESHCPIAGVGMAGCCDLAFATPEAARVLKGQVVANQLARLGDFHWDGVAEPLGDGAARGWRTRVRLDTTAQGRAGFHRYHSSELVTDLDCAQLPAGMLAGLADATWSGGAHIHVAVDDDGQRHVVQSGPRSGRKASTRVVEGNYEAVQRVGDRVWRIPVTAFWQAHRDAARIYSGLIGEWASLEPGMTAWDLYGGAGVFAAVLAEGVGDTGEVITVDTSRGSSRSADAALADLTCVSVVTDSVRRVLGAQRRRADVAVLDPPRSGAGREIIDQLAAAEVPRVIHIGCEAAAFARDVGLYRKQGYAVEELRVFDSFPLTHHVECVAVLTR
- the nhaA gene encoding Na+/H+ antiporter NhaA; amino-acid sequence: MEPVTDRPSRHLLARGSWSETSRVSAILRKETVGGGLLLAAAAIALIWANSPWSAAYHRLGGFHVGSDRLGLHLDLTLGGWAADGLLAIFFFVVGLELKREFVAGDLRDPARAALPIAAAVGGMVMPAVIFVAFTLHAGDGATRGWAIPTATDIAFAVAVLAVLSTHLPGALRTFLLTLAVVDDLLAITVIAVFYTEKINLAALLIALIPLALFAVLVQRRVRSWWLLIPLAALTWAFVHESGVHATVAGVLLGFTVPVLRSAAAGGPDAGPGLAEHFEHRMRPVSAGFAVPVFAFFAAGVTFGGYDGLITALSDPIAMGIVAGLVLGKTVGVFGTTWLLSAVTRASLDSALRWVDVLGISMLAGIGFTVSLLIGELAYDPGSERHDVVKVAVLAGSLLAAALAAVVLRLRNRHYRLVWELEKRDDNHDGVPDVYESGQD
- the dxs gene encoding 1-deoxy-D-xylulose-5-phosphate synthase; translated protein: MLEQVRGPADLQHLSQAQLTELAAEIRQFLIHKVAATGGHLGPNLGVVELTLALHRVFDSPHDPILFDTGHQAYVHKMLTGRTAEFDTLRKKDGLSGYPSRTESEHDWVESSHASAALSYADGLAKAFELTGHRNRHVVAVVGDGALTGGMCWEALNNIAAAKRPVIIVVNDNGRSYAPTIGGLADHLAGLRLQPAYERVLERGRVAVRGMPVIGEACYQAMHSVKAGIKDALSPQVLFTDLGLKYVGPIDGHDEHAVETALRYARGFKAPVIVHVVTRKGMGYAPAENDEAEQMHSCGVIDPDTGLATKSAAPGWTSVFSDALISYATKRRDVVAITAAMPGPTGLSAFGERFPDRLFDVGIAEQHAMTSAAGLAMGGLHPVVAIYSTFLNRAFDQMMMDVALHKLPVTIVLDRAGVTGNDGASHNGMWDLSILGIVPGMRVAAPRDGARLREELGEALEVNDGPTAIRFPKGEVGEDIPALERVSGLDILARPADGLGNDVLLVAVGSFAPMALKVAQRLRNQGIGVTVVDPRWVLPVPDGIAPLAASHNLVVTMEDSGVHGGVGSAVSAALRAADIDVPCRDIGVPQQFLDHAGRGEVLEGIGLTEQNIARQVTGWVAALGTIDDTVSDSAEKTN
- a CDS encoding ribonuclease D translates to MPDHDDDAAGAAPDAAAEEAPEATPLLRPADGVPPVSVSVDEIARAADQLAKGSGPFAVDAERASGFRYSNRAYLIQIRRAGAGTVLIDPVNHGSSPIDVLRPVAEVLGEDEWILHAADQDLPCLAEVGMRPPALYDTELAGRLAGFERVNLAAMVQRLLGLGLAKGHGAADWSKRPLPEAWLNYAALDVEVLIALREAIAEELDEQRKSDWAAEEFEHLRRSEAAPTRRDRWRRTSGIHKVRDRQALAAVRELWTVRDQIARRRDIAPGRILPDAAIIAAAVADPKTVEELTKLPIFGGHKQRRSAHVWLAALESARTNSDPPDSAEPQNGPPPAVRWAKRKPEAAARLDAARARLSELSERVRVPTENLVSPELVRRLCWDWKETDDVRGAVEAALREGGARTWQRTLVVPVLAEALSAPAAEAD